The DNA segment GTCCATTCACGGGCGACCATGTCGTGCGGGGCGGAGTACTCCATCACGTTGTACATGGTTATCTGTTCATCTCTCAGGCGCTGCACTGAGGCCGGGTCGTTGACGTCCATGGGGTCCTTGGTTCTGACCCGCACCTGGGTCAGTCCGAATGCTTCGTAGAAGAGAACCGCATCGGTCACGGTTGTTTTTTGCACCAGCTCCGCAGCACCGGCAATACCCCGGCCTGCAAGTAACGGAAGGAGAAGGAGAAATGCGCCGAAGTGGGTGTTGCCGCCGTTGTGCATGTTGGTGCGTGCGACCGCATCGCGCACTGCTTCCCCGATGGAAAGACACCCGTCTTCAACAGCGGAAAAAACCGGTTTTGCCAGTACTGCCGAAGCGAGAAAATGATCGAGCCGGGTGTCTGCGTAATCGTGGCACCGGTCAATGTTGCCCGGTTTTCCCCGGGCGGTTACCTCAAGGAGCATGGCAAACTGCGCAAGCTCTGCAGGGGAGGCGGGTTTAACAGTCGGCAGGGACATCGGCAAAAATCCTCTCCATGATTCCTTCCGAAAGCTCCCGCTTCATTGCCATGTATTCATTCTTTGGGAGCGGCAGGGATTTGAGCGTCATGTCGCGGAACATACAGGGGGTTGAGGTTTTGCAGCACCAGGCGAGGCTGCCGAAGCAGGTGTGGCTGCCTTTTGCAATCTCGGTCCCT comes from the Methanocorpusculum vombati genome and includes:
- a CDS encoding triphosphoribosyl-dephospho-CoA synthase; translation: MSLPTVKPASPAELAQFAMLLEVTARGKPGNIDRCHDYADTRLDHFLASAVLAKPVFSAVEDGCLSIGEAVRDAVARTNMHNGGNTHFGAFLLLLPLLAGRGIAGAAELVQKTTVTDAVLFYEAFGLTQVRVRTKDPMDVNDPASVQRLRDEQITMYNVMEYSAPHDMVAREWTNGFALTRWAADLLLEQNTGVHAIPAMFLTLMAEYPDTFIAKKFDDATAEQVMHKARDVKCGRRDLAAFDEECINAGINPGSLADICIAGIFTALLEGWKWDC